CATCTCATGCATCGTTTCTAGCTTCGTCAATGCCGTCAGCAGTGCCGTCGGGGGGTTATTTAGTACGCCGGTTCTTTTGAAGCCACCCTCTGCTTCTGCCTTGCCCGAATCCCACTGGACCACCCCTGAACACTGATCAACGGGCGTACCGACCACGACGTCCCCGAGTCTGGCCTTTGGTGGAATGCCACCGCCGATACCAACCAGAAGGCCAACCTTAATGGATGGGAAAGTGCCTACCATTCGAGTTGCAACCGCTGATGCTGAATTCGTGCCGTACTGGCCTTTCGGTAAGCAGGCTATAACGATGTTGTGCCTCCCGATGCACCCCAAGGTGTAAGTATTAGGGTCGCTTGGTGGTTTTGgtagatgtggatggatTTCATCTAGCATTGCTGTCGCAGCCGTCTGCTCCTTTGGCAGTGCACATACCCACCCGACTGTGTAACTGTTGTGTTCTAGTTTTATTGCACGAGGATTGTCGGTGACACTGGAGGCCATTGCCTTGTTGGTAGCAAGTTTGTTGTCACCGCTAAAGCCATCCTGCCTCGACGACATATTGGGGTCGGTCTGTGGGTTTTCCATAACAAAGGACCATTCGTGGCTTCGAGCGTATTCTGAACCTGGAACCGGGGAGCTGATGTGGCATTCAGGGTGACGTCACGACGCTTCGATGCTCAAATATAAGCAAACAGGATATAGCGTACAGTGGTGAGTGGCGGACTTCTCGAAAGGTAAATGGTATGTATGACGAGACCTGGGGTAAGGTAAAGGGAAAGCGACTGATTCTTGTTGCGGTGAGGTAGGGTAGGGTGGGAGGAAGCCGCGGGGGCGCAGCTCAGCCGCACTGACAAGGCTGGGGGAAAATCTCCCACAGCCTTACATTAACaattttctaaattaaatGACTTGGTTTGCAACTGAGCTCACTGTAAAATCCCCCTCCTGCTATTTAGACAGGTGGTCTAATACGACGAGGTGTTTGCCAATTCGACCCGAGCTAATGACACGTTCATGAATGGCAGATGAGAAACAGTCTTGATACGCCCTCACGGTCAAGGGTTTGCTGATCCTGGTCCCGTCCACAAGACAGAGCAATGACGCCAGGGTACTTTAAAATGAGCTTACTCTAAGCTGTCGACGGAAGGGTTTTTTTCCCCTAGAGTTTCGCTCAATGTTTAAAAATAGTTTCTGACTGTTGTTGAATGCCAATTCCCAGGGAACCTGACATCTATGTATATAGGGGATATTCAGCAGACATCCAGCTCATACTGGTTCATATTTAGGTTACATTCCCCTCGTATTCGCTTCAAAAGCTACACTGCCATATCACTCATCACAAACCCACTATGACTCGTAATATCTCCCTCTTCGACCATAAAATTCGACGTGCCCGTGTAGTATGCCCTCCCCTCCAcgcgcaccaccaccgcatccttGGCCGGGGCAtttccaccctccacccgCAATCCCGTCTGTACAATCTCAGCCTCAAACGCACCCGTCTGAAAGCGATTGGAGACGATCGAATTGTAAGCCCACCGCTGACCAACCGATCTCTCTCCCTTCGCATGCGCTAGCGCCATGCGAGCCGTGACACATGAGCCTGTCGGCGACCGATCAATCTGATTTTCGGCGAAGAAGCACAGTCCGGTCTCGGCTCCAGCTACAATGTGTGGCCTGTGTCCGACATTCGTGTCCACCAGCATGATGGAGTATAGGTATGACAGTCTCTTGTCTTCAGGGTGCTGACAGGCAGCCAGAATATCGGGATGGGTTTCAAGATACGCTTTTAGTCTTTTCATCACCTGTGATAGTGAATCAAGATCGACCTTTCTCAGTCCCGTGGAGGCATACCCCAGCTCGTGCATTTCAATCAACGCGTAGAATGCCCCTCCATAGCTGATATCAAGGGTGATGCTCTCACGCCCTTCAAGCTCGGTCCATCGAATCTCAGGTGGAATGCAAATATTAAGATTGGTCGCAGCAGCATAACCTGGTGTGGACAGGAACGAGACCGCCCGCGACGGATCGGACTTGATCCCATCGGCCGTGTCCTTGATCGGGACGGTGATACGAACCAATCCGCACGGCGCATGCAAGTTAACGACAACTGTTTGCGACGCAGCGTCTACTACCAACTCATTTCGCTTTGGAAAAACAGCCACATCATGCGTATCGACAAGGAATCGGCCCAGTGCGATGGTTGCGTGGCCACACATGGTGGAGAAGCCACCGTTGTGGGTGAAGAGAACACCGATGTGAGCTTCACCGGATTCGACCAGTTCAGTGGTTGGTCGGAGAATGGCACCGTACATGTCGTAGTGGCCACGAGGCTCGAGCATAATTcgctggcggaggtggtcaTATTGATCCCGGGCCTGATCGCGCTGGGAGAGCAGTGTCCCGCTGAGGGGAGGAAACCCCGCGTAGACGATACGGGTGGGCTCTCCAGTTGTGTGCATGTCAATGCATTTGATGACTTCGCCGCTAGGGGCGGACTCTAGAGTGCGGGCTAAATCCATAGTGGGAGTGCCAGAGTGTAGTGTAAGGCCAACTTGTGAGGAATAGGACCACTGCAACTGGAGGGAGACATGGGCAATAAGTAATGATTGGCTTCGGCTGGCATCCCGAGACTGGCGTGGGGTGGGGATGCGGCCCGGTTCACAGGCGCCACTTAGCCGGTTATCAGGCTTTGCTGGTACGAAACACGCTTTGTGCATGCTGTCTTACTCAGAGTCTATGGACATGATGCTCATTGGTTTATCCTATTTCGTTCTATTATATAGTCCATGAAAGATCCTGGAACATCGAACATGGCGAACTTGCTAGTCTACAGTCCCTTCTCAACCGCATCAGCCATCTCCCCCAAGGTATCAAATCGCCAGTCATAGACGGTCTCCGACAGATTCCCCATTGTTGCCCCTGGCCGCTCAATCCACGCGGACTTCAACCCCATCTTGCGTGCCGGGTGGTGGTCATGGAACTGGCTCTGCGCCGTCTGCAGTACCTGCGCCGGCTCAATGTCGAACTGCTCCTTGACTGCCTTGAGCAGGTACTCGAAATTCCGAAGATCTGGCTTGTAAGAGCCCACATCTTGtgcagtgatgatgagatcaaAGGGAAATCCCTGCAAGCTGCCAGCATTGGTTTTGGCAAAGGAAGCGCGATCGACGTTggacaacaccaccaacttGTACTTCTGGGCCAGTCGCTTTAACGCGTCGACGGTGTCCGGGAAGGCGGGCCAGTTGCCGATGGATTCTCCAAACTGGCGGCTTTCCTCTTCTGACGGCTGAGGCAGTCCGAGGCGCTCGGTCCActgaggatggatggtggcGAGGAGTTGTGAGTACGGCATGTCGGGCGTCTGTGCTTGTTGCGCGCGCTCCAAGTCATGGTAGACAGTGAGGAGGTGTTCGCGGGTGAAGTGGGCGTTGGCTTTGTCGAGGCTGGGCTGGAAGGCGGCCAAGATGCCACCTTCCCAGTCGACCAGAGTGCCATAGACATCAAAGCTGAGGAGACGGTAGTTGGAGAGTTGCGACATGTTTGAAAACTCGAATATTGATGGTGAAAGACGAATGATGCGACTTAAGACGGAGCTTTGGTGAAACTAATTTATACTtctgaagaaagaaaccaGGCGGGGTTGGAACGGGTGAGGGTTTCCCTTCCAGCCGGTCACCTTATCAGCCAAAAGGTCGGGGACCCTTTCCGGCAACGGGATCCGCTCCGGTCGGAGCGATGGCATTATCTGAGGgaatctcttcttcgagAGACTTCAATTCACTGCACCAACAGAAACTGGAAGGAttcccattccatccactccggGTACCTTCACCCGAGCGGTGTCAAAGGCGGTGAAAGCAGTGGTGTTAGTACTTTGTCGGATCCAGTACTTTCTCCGCACCACTACTAATCTTTCTCCGCACTTAATTAAGTTCCCCGACtttcatccccatcatcactttGAAGAGTGTCCCGCCGTCAACAAAGCTGCCATCATGTCCCCGTCTAAGAAACGCAAGCGCtcatctccccctcctcctcccagacGCTCTGCGCGT
The window above is part of the Aspergillus luchuensis IFO 4308 DNA, chromosome 8, nearly complete sequence genome. Proteins encoded here:
- a CDS encoding uncharacterized protein (COG:F;~EggNog:ENOG410PMHQ;~InterPro:IPR000845,IPR035994;~PFAM:PF01048;~go_function: GO:0003824 - catalytic activity [Evidence IEA];~go_process: GO:0009116 - nucleoside metabolic process [Evidence IEA]), which produces MENPQTDPNMSSRQDGFSGDNKLATNKAMASSVTDNPRAIKLEHNSYTVGWVCALPKEQTAATAMLDEIHPHLPKPPSDPNTYTLGCIGRHNIVIACLPKGQYGTNSASAVATRMVGTFPSIKVGLLVGIGGGIPPKARLGDVVVGTPVDQCSGVVQWDSGKAEAEGGFKRTGVLNNPPTALLTALTKLETMHEMGGPKIHQYLDDMEQKWPRLMPKYTRCDSLVDPLSGSDNCARESQHGEGHVHYGLIASGNQVIKDAHFRDSLNKSLGGNVLCVEMEAAGLMNNFPCVVIRGICDYADSKRLKLGKSMLQLLQRRMQRSFLSMSSQVMLMGSAQ
- a CDS encoding putative proline racemase (COG:E;~EggNog:ENOG410PV5E;~InterPro:IPR008794;~PFAM:PF05544) produces the protein MDLARTLESAPSGEVIKCIDMHTTGEPTRIVYAGFPPLSGTLLSQRDQARDQYDHLRQRIMLEPRGHYDMYGAILRPTTELVESGEAHIGVLFTHNGGFSTMCGHATIALGRFLVDTHDVAVFPKRNELVVDAASQTVVVNLHAPCGLVRITVPIKDTADGIKSDPSRAVSFLSTPGYAAATNLNICIPPEIRWTELEGRESITLDISYGGAFYALIEMHELGYASTGLRKVDLDSLSQVMKRLKAYLETHPDILAACQHPEDKRLSYLYSIMLVDTNVGHRPHIVAGAETGLCFFAENQIDRSPTGSCVTARMALAHAKGERSVGQRWAYNSIVSNRFQTGAFEAEIVQTGLRVEGGNAPAKDAVVVRVEGRAYYTGTSNFMVEEGDITSHSGFVMSDMAV
- a CDS encoding putative haloalkanoic acid dehalogenase (COG:S;~EggNog:ENOG410PIDI;~InterPro:IPR036412,IPR041492,IPR006439,IPR023214;~PFAM:PF13419;~go_function: GO:0016787 - hydrolase activity [Evidence IEA]), encoding MSQLSNYRLLSFDVYGTLVDWEGGILAAFQPSLDKANAHFTREHLLTVYHDLERAQQAQTPDMPYSQLLATIHPQWTERLGLPQPSEEESRQFGESIGNWPAFPDTVDALKRLAQKYKLVVLSNVDRASFAKTNAGSLQGFPFDLIITAQDVGSYKPDLRNFEYLLKAVKEQFDIEPAQVLQTAQSQFHDHHPARKMGLKSAWIERPGATMGNLSETVYDWRFDTLGEMADAVEKGL